A single region of the Neodiprion pinetum isolate iyNeoPine1 chromosome 5, iyNeoPine1.2, whole genome shotgun sequence genome encodes:
- the Dab gene encoding protein disabled isoform X5, whose product MSNYCASLYNLFKVVLAMRDLFQVVFDLKKKEIELAKQHIEQNAIKFRSGIFVEPAPDTKGAAGSEAVAHRIRALNSEAEKPAERKPEVQGGVIADLLDLQFELNSLQQGIHQMDKITPDNPRPPYEDPFETDPFGDSFANMKLSEMSQARETVQPILPPPPSSAKRGHLERQQTLPAVTTSTTSSPATTLASKTPPPQGSVHWFDKETENLFNEGELSTLAMKAAASNQNSSGDKDRDSASLSVTPTLRKSPQIDVFTELDPLGTGLIKPYVDKKDFFQHLKNPPKKVLKDLVTTTSGDTFPANFNLSQDPLEPIPVQGAPLGSGSEGFEDSNFADFNSFETAEQIVVSKTESPKARRVGSPRALHLQPLSVSLPPEEVPPQKSLNKSESKESTESVQALVRLPSPKKYLQSVRKREFDIDLAGSRGQSMDRPFPVDFTSNNDSPASPLRSGSSDANSRLSSSSAELDIVPEPPPRGAGSILINPPPLPPKKQGGRSTVKPPPRPPHTDGHFHYDFIQRKEASPSPTRKDLRKSPGGKDIRNRFDDDFSPPPPAPPQLLKRSELANAFPTSKFEDSFTTMAPTTLSSLLHSSSSTTTTSVTETKKSKPSLDITLSQLTSTNLGDLANALGMNVTELTSLTLQQLTECLASLTAKEITASEGKEQNEPEVPTKLHPAKQAESSFVVGEPLFTADFDQGIKQTEQNAYDKYAVFRELLELEQQKQDREAGEEEEKRQDLDESEVEVEEADKVQAEEETETSPNRLEDDQKSVECQAKNSVIPKAGLTVDLPPIVKQAPKAEAEDDDLDDTVNGSTEEKEHSKEEDEEPVGQQDKEESRVEDNIGSAKDGTGVEIDKEADSNGVEQPEEPESKEEAKIVMAEKTETKSSSDRYAALREIIEETVEQTTKEDREDQVEETMSGSPSYTAKTELKSTPPSVDLMSLFSKPLTKSLKHPPSSPKKVTDKKEDDLTLVSMEIFEEVLISGGTQKLSSGQAKVGSTSGFEDTFSPLPAAESKPEKDEAKDDANWAKFDSNVFHSDKSSGEGAGSVGGTSPWSPDGKEFQGKDEPPFKPAVNRNSGDSDNEWKDEEESEGSNGRPRDDAFWGSGGKPPPPRHQTGFDDPRGYYDHGSPPPPGPVDKERGFRERPVRKGRGSSWIKGAHRSRDVSPWHEEQCNVGRWEEDHRGLRYSRKIPYKDHPGGEEEPPYKGHWKCRPKQSSKPRPWSGDREGFWAQDHPSYEEERKRRMALWAEEDRDRFSSQESMGYDEDERWARRWSNEYERRRCREEEAGRFWGRRGPEAEYTYTRDPYRHHEAGRCCSRERPRDYAPSGWEDEYGEERGEDSPRYSAARKRVWPKRPNSATESRNAEPGYADPRPKYPVSRSECSDNDSDAYMHRPRRSRSRESYWGSDQEFEGWPERCWSEGPDGPPTKSDTLHRRRINRHKSRAQTKSQGSPFEDDFTQEPDEAASDPFVAAGPESRLTVDVEPQKIPVETAALSPRGVKEHALRREPRSYKRSGYRHSPYEDELTPTASVSSDTSDRQRLGSDLKATPEELPRDTKDPLSADGFVSEDSGRDSFFNGDPRFDDDAFNFKSELDDCVPERATTLPLKSSRQMKCSAGGKIKTDIQYIKKSESVNIFVRESDPFDDDDFFN is encoded by the exons ATGTCCAATTATTGCGCCAgcttgtataatttatttaag gTCGTTTTGGCGATGCGAGATCTATTCCAGGTCGTCTTCGATCTTAAGAAGAAGGAGATCGAGCTTGCCAAGCAGCATATTGAACAAAATGCTATCAAATTTCGGAGCGGTATATTCGTGGAGCCGGCGCCTGATacgaag GGAGCCGCCGGAAGCGAGGCGGTCGCTCACAGGATAAGGGCGCTAAATTCCGAGGCGGAAAAGCCGGCGGAGAGGAAGCCCGAGGTCCAGGGTGGCGTGATAGCCGACCTCCTCGATCTACAGTTCGAGCTGAACTCGTTGCAGCAGGGAATCCACCAGATGGACAAGATCACGCCGGACAATCCAAGGCCGCCGTACGAAGACCCATTCGAGACCGACCCTTTCGGCGATTCGTTCGCCAACATGAAG CTCTCCGAAATGTCTCAGGCGAGGGAAACCGTTCAGCCAATTCTTCCGCCGCCACCGTCTTCAGCGAAAAGGGGACACCTTGAACGCCAGCAAACCTTACCCGCTGTTACCACCTCGACGACCTCCAGTCCAGCCACCACTTTGGCGAGTAAAACACCACCGCCTCAGGGCTCCGTTCACTGGTTCGACAAGGAAACGGAAAACCTATTCAACGAGGGAGAGCTGTCCACTCTTGCCATGAAAGCTGCGGCCAGCAACCAGAATTCATCAGGGGATAAGGATCGGGATTCT GCATCGTTAAGCGTGACGCCAACGCTTCGAAAGAGTCCGCAGATCGACGTGTTCACGGAGTTGGACCCGCTGGGAACGGGTTTGATAAAGCCGTACGTGGATAAGAAGGACTTCTTTCAACACCTGAAAAACCCGCCAAAGAAGGTGCTGAAGGATCTGGTCACGACTACCTCAGGCGACACGTTTCCGGCGAACTTCAACCTCTCCCAAGATCCGCTGGAGCCGATTCCCGTTCAGGGGGCGCCCTTGGGGAGTGGAAGCGAGGGATTCGAGGACAGCAACTTCGCGGACTTCAACAGCTTCGAGACCGCCGAACAGATCGTCGTGTCCAAGACCGAGTCGCCGAAGGCGCGCCGTGTGGGTTCACCACGAGCCCTGCACCTTCAGCCACTGTCAGTATCGCTTCCGCCGGAAGAGGTCCCGCCACAGAAGAGTCTCAATAAGTCGGAATCGAAGGAGTCGACGGAAAGTGTTCAGGCTCTGGTGAGGCTCCCCAGTCCTAAGAAGTACCTGCAGTCGGTGCGGAAACGGGAGTTCGACATTGATCTGGCCGGAAGTAGGGGCCAGTCCATGGACCGGCCGTTTCCAGTTGATTTCACGTCCAACAACGACTCCCCGGCCTCGCCACTGCGCTCTGGTTCTTCGGACGCCAACTCCCGGCTTTCAAGCTCGAGCGCGGAGCTGGACATAGTGCCAGAACCACCGCCTCGGGGCGCCGGAAGCATCCTGATAAACCCGCCGCCACTTCCACCGAAGAAGCAAGGTGGAAGGAGCACCGTAAAACCTCCGCCGAGGCCACCGCACACCGACGGTCACTTCCACTATGACTTCATTCAGCGGAAGGAAGCCTCACCGTCGCCGACGAGGAAGGACCTGCGAAAAAGTCCTGGGGGTAAGGACATCAGGAACAGATTTGACGACGACTTTAGTCCACCACCTCCAGCTCCGCCCCAGCTACTGAAGAGGTCGGAGCTCGCAAACGCCTTCCCAACCTCCAAGTTCGAGGACTCGTTTACGACCATGGCGCCGACCACCCTCTCGTCTCTGCTGCACAGCAGCTCGTCGACCACCACGACTAGCGTCACCGAAACTAAGAAGTCCAAACCGTCCCTCGACATCACCCTCAGCCAGTTGACGTCTACCAATCTTGGTGACCTTGCCAACGCTCTCGGGATGAACGTCACAGAGCTGACCAGTCTCACTCTTCAGCAACTCACCGAGTGTCTCGCCTCACTCACGGCTAAGGAGATCACAGCCTCCGAAGGCAAGGAACAAAATGAGCCCGAAGTACCGACCAAGCTACATCCTGCTAAACAGGCTGAAAGCTCCTTCGTAGTCGGGGAACCACTTTTCACAGCCGACTTTGACCAGGGCATAAAACAGACCGAGCAGAACGCCTACGACAAGTACGCTGTCTTTAGGGAACTCCTGGAACTCGAACAGCAGAAACAGGATCGCGAGGCTGGTGAGGAAGAGGAGAAGAGGCAGGATCTAGATGAATCGGAAGTCGAAGTGGAAGAAGCTGACAAGGTTCAGGCGGAAGAGGAGACGGAGACGTCACCCAATCGCCTGGAAGATGACCAAAAGAGCGTCGAGTGCCAGGCCAAGAACTCGGTCATTCCGAAGGCTGGTTTGACCGTCGATCTACCGCCGATCGTTAAGCAGGCTCCGAAGGCCGAGGCTGAGGACGATGACCTTGATGATACGGTGAACGGCTCTACCGAGGAGAAAGAGCATTCGaaagaggaggacgaggagccGGTAGGTCAACAGGATAAGGAGGAAAGCAGAGTGGAAGACAATATTGGATCAGCGAAAGATGGGACAGGAGTGGAAATTGACAAGGAGGCGGATTCGAACGGGGTCGAACAACCGGAGGAGCCGGAGAGCAAAGAGGAAGCGAAGATTGTGATGGCGGAAAAAACGGAGACAAAATCATCTAGCGACAGATACGCGGCTTTGCGAGAAATAATCGAGGAGACGGTCGAGCAGACGACAAAAGAAGACAGAGAGGATCAAGTAGAGGAGACGATGAGCGGAAGTCCGTCATACACGGCCAAAACGGAGCTCAAATCTACACCACCGAGCGTCGATCTGATGAGTCTCTTCTCAAAGCCGTTGACGAAGTCCCTCAAGCATCCTCCAAGCAGTCCGAAGAAGGTCACAGACAAAAAAGAAGACGATCTGACGTTGGTCTCGATGGAAATTTTCGAGGAGGTGCTGATCAGCGGTGGGACCCAGAAGCTTAGTTCAGGTCAGGCGAAGGTCGGAAGTACTTCCGGGTTCGAGGACACGTTTTCTCCCTTACCAGCCGCTGAGAGTAAGCCTGAAAAGGACGAGGCCAAGGACGATGCCAACTGGGCAAAGTTTGACTCGAACGTCTTCCACTCGGACAAATCGTCCGGCGAGGGCGCCGGATCCGTCGGTGGAACGTCGCCGTGGTCTCCCGATGGCAAGGAGTTCCAAGGCAAGGACGAGCCACCCTTCAAACCAGCCGTTAATCGCAACTCCGGGGACAGCGACAACGAGTGgaaggacgaggaggagagCGAGGGCAGCAACGGAAGGCCTAGGGATGACGCTTTCTGGGGGAGCGGCGGAAAGCCACCCCCGCCTCGGCATCAGACCGGGTTCGACGACCCGCGGGGCTACTACGATCACGGTAGCCCTCCACCCCCGGGGCCCGTTGACAAGGAGAGGGGCTTCCGGGAGCGTCCAGTTCGCAAAGGGCGCGGTTCGTCCTGGATAAAAGGGGCGCACAGGTCGAGGGATGTTTCGCCGTGGCACGAGGAGCAGTGCAATGTT GGCCGGTGGGAGGAGGATCACCGAGGGCTTCGTTACTCGCGCAAAATCCCGTACAAGGATCACCCGGGTGGGGAAGAGGAGCCGCCGTACAAGGGTCACTGGAAGTGCCGACCGAAGCAGAGCAGCAAGCCGCGTCCGTGGAGCGGGGACCGAGAGGGTTTCTGGGCGCAGGATCACCCGTCCTACGAGGAGGAGCGCAAGCGCAGAATGGCGCTGTGGGCCGAAGAGGACCGGGACCGTTTCAGCAGCCAGGAGAGTATGGGCTACGACGAGGACGAGCGGTGGGCCCGACGCTGGTCGAACGAATACGAGCGGCGACGGTGCCGCGAGGAGGAAGCGGGCCGGTTCTGGGGCCGGCGGGGGCCCGAGGCCGAGTACACCTACACCCGAGATCCCTACCGCCACCACGAGGCGGGACGGTGCTGCAGCCGCGAGCGACCTCGGGACTACGCGCCGTCGGGTTGGGAGGACGAATACGGCGAAGAGAGGGGGGAGGACTCGCCGCGCTACTCGGCCGCGCGCAAGCGCGTCTGGCCCAAGAGGCCCAACAGCGCTACGGAGAGCCGAAACGCCGAGCCGGGCTACGCCGATCCGAGGCCGAAATATCCCGTCTCGCGTTCCGAGTGCAGCGACAACGATTCGGACGCTTACATGCACCGGCCGCGGCGTTCGCGCAGCCGCGAGAGCTACTGGGGCAGCGATCAGGAGTTTGAAGGGTGGCCGGAGCGCTGTTGGTCCGAGGGGCCCGACGGGCCCCCGACGAAAAGCGACACGCTGCACCGACGCAGGATAAACCGACACAAGTCTCGCGCGCAGACCAAGTCACAGGGGTCGCCGTTCGAGGACGACTTTACCCAGGAGCCGGACGAGGCCGCGAGCGATCCGTTCGTCGCCGCGGGGCCGGAGTCTCGTCTCACCGTCGACGTCGAGCCGCAGAAGATACCGGTCGAAACGGCCGCCCTCAGTCCCCGAGGGGTTAAGGAGCACGCGTTGAGGAGGGAACCGAGGTCCTACAAGAGGAGCGGTTACCGTCACTCGCCTTACGAGGACGAGCTCACACCCACGGCCAGCGTGTCGAGTGACACTTCCGACCGGCAGAGGCTTGGCTCGGACCTTAAAGCCACCCCCGAGGAATTGCCGAGGGACACCAAGGACCCCTTATCCGCCGATGGTTTCGTCTCGGAGGACAGCGGGAgggattcatttttcaacggCGATCCGAGGTTCGACGATGACGCTTTTAATTTTAAGTCTGAATTGGACGATTGCGTGCCCGAACGCGCTACCACCTTACCGCTCAAAAGTTCGCGGCAAATGAAGTGCTCCGCTGGCGGGAAAATCAAAACCGACATACAGTACATAAAGAAATCCGAATCCGTTAACATATTCGTTCGCGAGAGCGATCCTTTTGACgacgatgatttttttaactga
- the Dab gene encoding protein disabled isoform X6, protein MRDLFQVVFDLKKKEIELAKQHIEQNAIKFRSGIFVEPAPDTKGAAGSEAVAHRIRALNSEAEKPAERKPEVQGGVIADLLDLQFELNSLQQGIHQMDKITPDNPRPPYEDPFETDPFGDSFANMKLSEMSQARETVQPILPPPPSSAKRGHLERQQTLPAVTTSTTSSPATTLASKTPPPQGSVHWFDKETENLFNEGELSTLAMKAAASNQNSSGDKDRDSASLSVTPTLRKSPQIDVFTELDPLGTGLIKPYVDKKDFFQHLKNPPKKVLKDLVTTTSGDTFPANFNLSQDPLEPIPVQGAPLGSGSEGFEDSNFADFNSFETAEQIVVSKTESPKARRVGSPRALHLQPLSVSLPPEEVPPQKSLNKSESKESTESVQALVRLPSPKKYLQSVRKREFDIDLAGSRGQSMDRPFPVDFTSNNDSPASPLRSGSSDANSRLSSSSAELDIVPEPPPRGAGSILINPPPLPPKKQGGRSTVKPPPRPPHTDGHFHYDFIQRKEASPSPTRKDLRKSPGGKDIRNRFDDDFSPPPPAPPQLLKRSELANAFPTSKFEDSFTTMAPTTLSSLLHSSSSTTTTSVTETKKSKPSLDITLSQLTSTNLGDLANALGMNVTELTSLTLQQLTECLASLTAKEITASEGKEQNEPEVPTKLHPAKQAESSFVVGEPLFTADFDQGIKQTEQNAYDKYAVFRELLELEQQKQDREAGEEEEKRQDLDESEVEVEEADKVQAEEETETSPNRLEDDQKSVECQAKNSVIPKAGLTVDLPPIVKQAPKAEAEDDDLDDTVNGSTEEKEHSKEEDEEPVGQQDKEESRVEDNIGSAKDGTGVEIDKEADSNGVEQPEEPESKEEAKIVMAEKTETKSSSDRYAALREIIEETVEQTTKEDREDQVEETMSGSPSYTAKTELKSTPPSVDLMSLFSKPLTKSLKHPPSSPKKVTDKKEDDLTLVSMEIFEEVLISGGTQKLSSGQAKVGSTSGFEDTFSPLPAAESKPEKDEAKDDANWAKFDSNVFHSDKSSGEGAGSVGGTSPWSPDGKEFQGKDEPPFKPAVNRNSGDSDNEWKDEEESEGSNGRPRDDAFWGSGGKPPPPRHQTGFDDPRGYYDHGSPPPPGPVDKERGFRERPVRKGRGSSWIKGAHRSRDVSPWHEEQCNVGRWEEDHRGLRYSRKIPYKDHPGGEEEPPYKGHWKCRPKQSSKPRPWSGDREGFWAQDHPSYEEERKRRMALWAEEDRDRFSSQESMGYDEDERWARRWSNEYERRRCREEEAGRFWGRRGPEAEYTYTRDPYRHHEAGRCCSRERPRDYAPSGWEDEYGEERGEDSPRYSAARKRVWPKRPNSATESRNAEPGYADPRPKYPVSRSECSDNDSDAYMHRPRRSRSRESYWGSDQEFEGWPERCWSEGPDGPPTKSDTLHRRRINRHKSRAQTKSQGSPFEDDFTQEPDEAASDPFVAAGPESRLTVDVEPQKIPVETAALSPRGVKEHALRREPRSYKRSGYRHSPYEDELTPTASVSSDTSDRQRLGSDLKATPEELPRDTKDPLSADGFVSEDSGRDSFFNGDPRFDDDAFNFKSELDDCVPERATTLPLKSSRQMKCSAGGKIKTDIQYIKKSESVNIFVRESDPFDDDDFFN, encoded by the exons ATGCGAGATCTATTCCAGGTCGTCTTCGATCTTAAGAAGAAGGAGATCGAGCTTGCCAAGCAGCATATTGAACAAAATGCTATCAAATTTCGGAGCGGTATATTCGTGGAGCCGGCGCCTGATacgaag GGAGCCGCCGGAAGCGAGGCGGTCGCTCACAGGATAAGGGCGCTAAATTCCGAGGCGGAAAAGCCGGCGGAGAGGAAGCCCGAGGTCCAGGGTGGCGTGATAGCCGACCTCCTCGATCTACAGTTCGAGCTGAACTCGTTGCAGCAGGGAATCCACCAGATGGACAAGATCACGCCGGACAATCCAAGGCCGCCGTACGAAGACCCATTCGAGACCGACCCTTTCGGCGATTCGTTCGCCAACATGAAG CTCTCCGAAATGTCTCAGGCGAGGGAAACCGTTCAGCCAATTCTTCCGCCGCCACCGTCTTCAGCGAAAAGGGGACACCTTGAACGCCAGCAAACCTTACCCGCTGTTACCACCTCGACGACCTCCAGTCCAGCCACCACTTTGGCGAGTAAAACACCACCGCCTCAGGGCTCCGTTCACTGGTTCGACAAGGAAACGGAAAACCTATTCAACGAGGGAGAGCTGTCCACTCTTGCCATGAAAGCTGCGGCCAGCAACCAGAATTCATCAGGGGATAAGGATCGGGATTCT GCATCGTTAAGCGTGACGCCAACGCTTCGAAAGAGTCCGCAGATCGACGTGTTCACGGAGTTGGACCCGCTGGGAACGGGTTTGATAAAGCCGTACGTGGATAAGAAGGACTTCTTTCAACACCTGAAAAACCCGCCAAAGAAGGTGCTGAAGGATCTGGTCACGACTACCTCAGGCGACACGTTTCCGGCGAACTTCAACCTCTCCCAAGATCCGCTGGAGCCGATTCCCGTTCAGGGGGCGCCCTTGGGGAGTGGAAGCGAGGGATTCGAGGACAGCAACTTCGCGGACTTCAACAGCTTCGAGACCGCCGAACAGATCGTCGTGTCCAAGACCGAGTCGCCGAAGGCGCGCCGTGTGGGTTCACCACGAGCCCTGCACCTTCAGCCACTGTCAGTATCGCTTCCGCCGGAAGAGGTCCCGCCACAGAAGAGTCTCAATAAGTCGGAATCGAAGGAGTCGACGGAAAGTGTTCAGGCTCTGGTGAGGCTCCCCAGTCCTAAGAAGTACCTGCAGTCGGTGCGGAAACGGGAGTTCGACATTGATCTGGCCGGAAGTAGGGGCCAGTCCATGGACCGGCCGTTTCCAGTTGATTTCACGTCCAACAACGACTCCCCGGCCTCGCCACTGCGCTCTGGTTCTTCGGACGCCAACTCCCGGCTTTCAAGCTCGAGCGCGGAGCTGGACATAGTGCCAGAACCACCGCCTCGGGGCGCCGGAAGCATCCTGATAAACCCGCCGCCACTTCCACCGAAGAAGCAAGGTGGAAGGAGCACCGTAAAACCTCCGCCGAGGCCACCGCACACCGACGGTCACTTCCACTATGACTTCATTCAGCGGAAGGAAGCCTCACCGTCGCCGACGAGGAAGGACCTGCGAAAAAGTCCTGGGGGTAAGGACATCAGGAACAGATTTGACGACGACTTTAGTCCACCACCTCCAGCTCCGCCCCAGCTACTGAAGAGGTCGGAGCTCGCAAACGCCTTCCCAACCTCCAAGTTCGAGGACTCGTTTACGACCATGGCGCCGACCACCCTCTCGTCTCTGCTGCACAGCAGCTCGTCGACCACCACGACTAGCGTCACCGAAACTAAGAAGTCCAAACCGTCCCTCGACATCACCCTCAGCCAGTTGACGTCTACCAATCTTGGTGACCTTGCCAACGCTCTCGGGATGAACGTCACAGAGCTGACCAGTCTCACTCTTCAGCAACTCACCGAGTGTCTCGCCTCACTCACGGCTAAGGAGATCACAGCCTCCGAAGGCAAGGAACAAAATGAGCCCGAAGTACCGACCAAGCTACATCCTGCTAAACAGGCTGAAAGCTCCTTCGTAGTCGGGGAACCACTTTTCACAGCCGACTTTGACCAGGGCATAAAACAGACCGAGCAGAACGCCTACGACAAGTACGCTGTCTTTAGGGAACTCCTGGAACTCGAACAGCAGAAACAGGATCGCGAGGCTGGTGAGGAAGAGGAGAAGAGGCAGGATCTAGATGAATCGGAAGTCGAAGTGGAAGAAGCTGACAAGGTTCAGGCGGAAGAGGAGACGGAGACGTCACCCAATCGCCTGGAAGATGACCAAAAGAGCGTCGAGTGCCAGGCCAAGAACTCGGTCATTCCGAAGGCTGGTTTGACCGTCGATCTACCGCCGATCGTTAAGCAGGCTCCGAAGGCCGAGGCTGAGGACGATGACCTTGATGATACGGTGAACGGCTCTACCGAGGAGAAAGAGCATTCGaaagaggaggacgaggagccGGTAGGTCAACAGGATAAGGAGGAAAGCAGAGTGGAAGACAATATTGGATCAGCGAAAGATGGGACAGGAGTGGAAATTGACAAGGAGGCGGATTCGAACGGGGTCGAACAACCGGAGGAGCCGGAGAGCAAAGAGGAAGCGAAGATTGTGATGGCGGAAAAAACGGAGACAAAATCATCTAGCGACAGATACGCGGCTTTGCGAGAAATAATCGAGGAGACGGTCGAGCAGACGACAAAAGAAGACAGAGAGGATCAAGTAGAGGAGACGATGAGCGGAAGTCCGTCATACACGGCCAAAACGGAGCTCAAATCTACACCACCGAGCGTCGATCTGATGAGTCTCTTCTCAAAGCCGTTGACGAAGTCCCTCAAGCATCCTCCAAGCAGTCCGAAGAAGGTCACAGACAAAAAAGAAGACGATCTGACGTTGGTCTCGATGGAAATTTTCGAGGAGGTGCTGATCAGCGGTGGGACCCAGAAGCTTAGTTCAGGTCAGGCGAAGGTCGGAAGTACTTCCGGGTTCGAGGACACGTTTTCTCCCTTACCAGCCGCTGAGAGTAAGCCTGAAAAGGACGAGGCCAAGGACGATGCCAACTGGGCAAAGTTTGACTCGAACGTCTTCCACTCGGACAAATCGTCCGGCGAGGGCGCCGGATCCGTCGGTGGAACGTCGCCGTGGTCTCCCGATGGCAAGGAGTTCCAAGGCAAGGACGAGCCACCCTTCAAACCAGCCGTTAATCGCAACTCCGGGGACAGCGACAACGAGTGgaaggacgaggaggagagCGAGGGCAGCAACGGAAGGCCTAGGGATGACGCTTTCTGGGGGAGCGGCGGAAAGCCACCCCCGCCTCGGCATCAGACCGGGTTCGACGACCCGCGGGGCTACTACGATCACGGTAGCCCTCCACCCCCGGGGCCCGTTGACAAGGAGAGGGGCTTCCGGGAGCGTCCAGTTCGCAAAGGGCGCGGTTCGTCCTGGATAAAAGGGGCGCACAGGTCGAGGGATGTTTCGCCGTGGCACGAGGAGCAGTGCAATGTT GGCCGGTGGGAGGAGGATCACCGAGGGCTTCGTTACTCGCGCAAAATCCCGTACAAGGATCACCCGGGTGGGGAAGAGGAGCCGCCGTACAAGGGTCACTGGAAGTGCCGACCGAAGCAGAGCAGCAAGCCGCGTCCGTGGAGCGGGGACCGAGAGGGTTTCTGGGCGCAGGATCACCCGTCCTACGAGGAGGAGCGCAAGCGCAGAATGGCGCTGTGGGCCGAAGAGGACCGGGACCGTTTCAGCAGCCAGGAGAGTATGGGCTACGACGAGGACGAGCGGTGGGCCCGACGCTGGTCGAACGAATACGAGCGGCGACGGTGCCGCGAGGAGGAAGCGGGCCGGTTCTGGGGCCGGCGGGGGCCCGAGGCCGAGTACACCTACACCCGAGATCCCTACCGCCACCACGAGGCGGGACGGTGCTGCAGCCGCGAGCGACCTCGGGACTACGCGCCGTCGGGTTGGGAGGACGAATACGGCGAAGAGAGGGGGGAGGACTCGCCGCGCTACTCGGCCGCGCGCAAGCGCGTCTGGCCCAAGAGGCCCAACAGCGCTACGGAGAGCCGAAACGCCGAGCCGGGCTACGCCGATCCGAGGCCGAAATATCCCGTCTCGCGTTCCGAGTGCAGCGACAACGATTCGGACGCTTACATGCACCGGCCGCGGCGTTCGCGCAGCCGCGAGAGCTACTGGGGCAGCGATCAGGAGTTTGAAGGGTGGCCGGAGCGCTGTTGGTCCGAGGGGCCCGACGGGCCCCCGACGAAAAGCGACACGCTGCACCGACGCAGGATAAACCGACACAAGTCTCGCGCGCAGACCAAGTCACAGGGGTCGCCGTTCGAGGACGACTTTACCCAGGAGCCGGACGAGGCCGCGAGCGATCCGTTCGTCGCCGCGGGGCCGGAGTCTCGTCTCACCGTCGACGTCGAGCCGCAGAAGATACCGGTCGAAACGGCCGCCCTCAGTCCCCGAGGGGTTAAGGAGCACGCGTTGAGGAGGGAACCGAGGTCCTACAAGAGGAGCGGTTACCGTCACTCGCCTTACGAGGACGAGCTCACACCCACGGCCAGCGTGTCGAGTGACACTTCCGACCGGCAGAGGCTTGGCTCGGACCTTAAAGCCACCCCCGAGGAATTGCCGAGGGACACCAAGGACCCCTTATCCGCCGATGGTTTCGTCTCGGAGGACAGCGGGAgggattcatttttcaacggCGATCCGAGGTTCGACGATGACGCTTTTAATTTTAAGTCTGAATTGGACGATTGCGTGCCCGAACGCGCTACCACCTTACCGCTCAAAAGTTCGCGGCAAATGAAGTGCTCCGCTGGCGGGAAAATCAAAACCGACATACAGTACATAAAGAAATCCGAATCCGTTAACATATTCGTTCGCGAGAGCGATCCTTTTGACgacgatgatttttttaactga